A single Anopheles maculipalpis chromosome 3RL, idAnoMacuDA_375_x, whole genome shotgun sequence DNA region contains:
- the LOC126561321 gene encoding phosphatidylinositol 4-kinase beta isoform X2: protein MEFDGIRTVPVHHRSMGILLPPVSQVTNNRINMTQHHRNRSLDSALQRIPEVEVSSPSAESENTLHCTNGILSGTMCSKIIQSSSTNPTNTPSNSGRGITSMSIAGTARSDSEAGTDTVVIASSASATNSTHHQPSRQQISRKVDLLEQGTTLRTLKSSHSTDAETIVNSIVKDSDSKKREDLTSLGSDDSGIICGSEPDHTSLTRIRRSRESLDSGEIDPSEEECIEILETTSMEEEYRMLQSDLCFYPTATMDRTAKEDGSESDSRPLDNCIELQHHPQQQQQQQQQQQTGSVGNGPVSDKVRYRQQNMTRAAIMLEKMFVPIHYEDGENGVAPVVGNEEDELLIHPETATPIIGEAKSLTTPTNALTMTPVPFAQQPASTSVPSTAVVSPSETKPAISDPPKPDQKNEVMFRNFFGATKNAIFRTAQSIIDNHEKKHAKQKQEKQAATHTTPEDGGTTTAGNGGIVGGATSSGTSSTTVKSPTELLRKREFGSMFARSSSSSKHHHQTQQTSSSSTTAGSSSNNATTPTTTTTTTSASMEFETASSCTESGTSQLNIPKASLSKSSSTASLKVVPGVAVAATPSSSSSSSNTNSSATTHCTGSGPRDESQIRTERTGQSGLLRFFESPVFNIHFAVHYLFYSKEPGVLSFIGNKIFSFPNGEVDLYIPQLIVMYMQIEELSEVLDPYLVYRCRQSVDFSLKCVWLLEAYNFNTEMLSGAGNSVRKHLSLLRELYPKRERVKLAAAISAPPNTAAGTGGEVLGTTNDPLTLQAHPALSAVRKTHHRSQSDATGMMGLLAQHHHAHHAPVPGVPGPSNRTPVCLGDLSTGRAFDNGCVCFESVRGTVNDLLGQQTVCSCGAPKLAPEKEFMKALIDIGKMLTCLQTKIEKTSRLRILLNLINKNLPARVWLPLHTETPHHVVRITEEKTAVLNSKDKTPYIIYVEVVEVQDIYTSPVIPKLMPTLRHTKSEERLDSSSGASALNSADDSNPSKTEQTTTVSTSCQQTSEEAATVSSTAALQNVPLPAAVAASLATSRSRHSKLSECSADIGVGSGSMMELGLTEDDVWSQEDDEITAQYLSLTKMSSDRDAISQFSVDSYDSRDHHTPALFNIGEVKKRHCANLNSENAKPFSNDPSDPSAAALKEPWHEKEKQIRDSSPYGHLQSWRLLSAIVKCGDDLRQELMATQLLQMFKLIWEEEKVGLWVRPYRIVCLSNDSGLIETIVNTVSLHQIKKNSNKSLKDYFIDEFGDVETVAFRVAQRNFMHSCAAYCLISYLLQVKDRHNGNILLHSDGHLIHIDFGFILSISPKNLGFEQSPFKLTPEFVDVMGGPESELYCEFKYLLLDGLKAARKHMDRIINIVEIMRSSSQLPCFKNGCSGTIRNLRNRFHMNLTEQELERKVEQLIQDSLNSLSTKLYDGYQYITNGIL from the exons ATGGAATTTGATGGCATAAGAACTGTTCCAGTTCATCACAG ATCAATGGGAATTCTTTTACCTCCAGTGTCGCAGGTGACCAACAATCGCATCAACATGACCCAACATCACCGGAATCGAAGTTTAGATAGTGCGCTACAACGGATACCGGAG GTGGAAGTGTCTTCGCCAAGTGCGGAATCAGAAAACACACTACATTGCACGAACGGCATACTGAGCGGTACGATGTGTAGCAAAATCATTCAATCCTCGTCCACCAATCCGACCAACACGCCGAGCAATAGTGGCCGCGGCATTACCTCAATGTCGATTGCCGGCACGGCGAGAAGCGACTCAGAAGCGGGAACAGATACGGTTGTAATAGCATCTTCTgcctcagcaacaaacagtACGCATCATCAGCCAAGCCGGCAACAGATAAGCAGAAAGGTGGATCTTCTAGAGCAAG GTACTACGCTGCGGACACTGAAAAGTAGTCATTCCACTGATGCCGAAACGATCGTAAACTCGATCGTCAAGGACAGTGATAGCAAAAAGCGTGAAGATTTAACGAGCCTTGGATCGGATGATTCCG GCATCATTTGTGGCTCGGAACCTGATCACACCTCGCTGACGAGGATCCGCCGATCTAGGGAAAGTCTGGACTCGGGTGAGATTGATCCGTCGGAGGAGGAGTGCATTGAGATATTGGAAACGACCTCCATGGAGGAAGAGTATCGGATGCTCCAATCCGACCTGTGCTTCTATCCTACCGCGACCATGGACCGGACGGCGAAAGAAGACGGAAGCGAGTCAGACTCGAGGCCGCTTGACAATTGCATTGAACTGCAGCATcatccacagcagcagcagcagcagcagcagcagcagcagaccgGATCAGTTGGCAACGGTCCGGTAAGTGACAAAGTTCGCTACAGGCAGCAAAACATGACCCGGGCTGCCATCATGCTCGAGAAAATGTTCGTTCCGATTCACTACGAAGATGGCGAGAACGGTGTAGCGCCGGTAGTTGGTAACGAAGAAGACGAGCTGCTTATCCATCCAGAGACAGCGACACCGATCATTGGAGAAGCAAAAAGTTTGACGACTCCCACGAACGCCTTGACGATGACACCGGTTCCATTTGCTCAGCAACCTGCTTCCACTAGCGTGCCAAGTACGGCGGTCGTCAGTCCGAGCGAAACAAAACCCGCCATCAGCGATCCACCCAAACCGGACCAAAAGAATGAGGTTATGTTTCGGAACTTTTTCGGAGCGACCAAGAATGCCATCTTCCGGACGGCCCAGAGCATTATTGATAATCACGAGAAGAAGCATGCGAAACAGAAGCAAGAAAAGCAAGCGGCAACGCATACAAcgccagaagacggtggtacGACAACGGCGGGAAATGGTGGAATTGTTGGTGGAGCAACTTCCAGCGGTACTTCCAGTACGACGGTAAAATCCCCAACAGAGCTACTACGGAAGCGAGAGTTTGGTAGTATGTTTGCGaggagtagcagcagcagcaaacatcatcatcaaacccaGCAAactagcagtagcagcactaCTGCTGGTAGCAGTAGTAATAACGCGACCACACCGACCACAACCACGACAACGACCTCAGCCTCGATGGAATTCGAAACAGCATCCTCATGCACGGAAAGTGGCACCAGTCAGCTAAACATTCCTAAGGCGTCACTTTCGAAATCGTCTTCGACCGCATCGTTAAAAGTAGTTCCAGGCGTGGCCGTAGCAGCAACTCCCtcgtcctcctcttcctcctccaaTACAAACTCCTCCGCCACAACGCACTGTACCGGTAGTGGACCACGCGACGAATCACAGATACGCACGGAACGAACGGGCCAGAGTGGGCTGTTGCGTTTCTTCGAATCTCCCGTCTTCAACATACACTTTGCCGTACACTATCTGTTCTACTCGAAGGAACCGGGCGTACTAAGCTTCATCGGGAACAAGATCTTCAGCTTCCCGAACGGTGAGGTGGATCTGTACATACCACAGCTGATCGTGATGTACATGCAGATCGAAGAACTGTCCGAAGTGCTCGATCCGTACCTGGTATACCGGTGTCGGCAATCGGTGGACTTCTCGCTCAAGTGCGTCTGGCTGTTGGAGGCGTACAACTTCAACACGGAAATGTTGAGTGGGGCCGGTAATAGTGTCCGCAAGCATTTGAGCCTGCTGCGCGAGCTTTATCCCAAGCGAGAGCGAGTGAAACTAGCTGCAGCGATCAGTGCACCGCCGAACACTGCTGCCGGCACGGGAGGTGAAGTGCTGGGAACGACCAACGACCCTCTAACTCTGCAAGCCCATCCGGCGCTTTCGGCCGTGCGGAAAACGCATCATCGCTCACAGTCCGATGCCACGGGTATGATGGGTCTTTTGGCGCAACATCACCACGCCCATCACGCTCCAGTACCGGGCGTACCCGGTCCCAGCAATCGAACGCCAGTGTGTCTAGGTGATCTGAGCACGGGCCGAGCCTTCGACAATGGTTGCGTGTGTTTCGAATCCGTCCGTGGCACAGTGAACGATCTGCTTGGCCAACAGACGGTGTGTTCCTGCGGTGCTCCGAAGCTAGCACCGGAAAAAGAGTTCATGAAGGCACTGATCGACATCGGCAAGATGCTCACCTGTCTGCAAACGAAGATCGAAAAGACTTCCCGCTTGCGAATCCTGCTTAACCtgataaacaaaaatctgCCGGCACGTGTTTGGCTTCCACTGCACACCGAAACGCCTCACCACGTGGTGCGCATTACGGAGGAGAAAACGGCCGTACTCAACTCGAAAGACAAGACTCCGTACATCATCTACGTGGAGGTGGTCGAAGTGCAAGACATCTACACGTCACCCGTCATCCCGAAGTTGATGCCGACACTAAGGCATACAAAGAGCGAAGAACGGCTCGACAGTAGCAGCGGTGCCAGCGCGCTAAACTCCGCGGACGACAGCAACCCCAGTAAGACTGAACAAACGACCACCGTGTCGACCTCCTGCCAACAGACGAGCGAAGAGGCGGCCACCGTCTCATCAACCGCGGCCCTACAAAACGTTCCACTGCCGGCTGCAGTGGCGGCATCGTTGGCTACGTCCCGAAGTCGACACAGTAAGCTGTCCGAGTGTTCGGCAGACATCGGTGTTGGAAGTGGTAGTATGATGGAGCTCGGCCTAACGGAGGACGATGTGTGGTCGCAGGAGGATGATGAAATTACGGCCCAGTATCTGAGCCTCACGAAGATGTCTAGTGATCGAGATGCAATATCGCAGTTCTCGGTCGATTCGTACGACTCGCGCGATCATC ACACTCCTGCACTGTTTAACATCGGCGAGGTGAAGAAGCGTCACTGTGCCAACTTGAATTCGGAAAATGCGAAGCCCTTCAGCAATGATCCTTCGGATCCTTCTGCTGCAGCATTGAAA GAACCGTGGCACGAAAAGGAGAAACAGATCCGGGACTCATCGCCTTACGGACATCTTCAATCCTGGAGGCTTCTATCGGCGATCGTTAAGTGCGGTGATGATCTACGGCAGGAGCTAATGGCCACGCAGCTGCTACAg ATGTTCAAATTGATCTGGGAAGAGGAAAAGGTTGGACTTTGGGTACGACCGTACCGGATCGTCTGTTTGTCGAACGATTCTGGATTGATCGAGACGATCGTCAACACAGTGTCGCTGCATCAGATCAAGAAAAATTCCAACAAAAGCCTAAAGGACTACTTCATCGACGAGTTTGGCGACGTGGAGACGGTTGCGTTCCGTGTGGCGCAGCGTAACTTTATGCATTCCTGCGCTGCCTACTGTCTGATCTCGTACCTGCTGCAGGTGAAAGATCG GCACAACGGTAACATTTTGCTGCATTCCGATGGACATTTGATCCATATAGACTTTGGTTTCATCTTGAGCATATCGCCGAAAAATCTAG GCTTCGAACAGTCACCGTTCAAACTGACTCCCGAGTTTGTGGACGTGATGGGTGGTCCAGAGTCGGAACTGTACTGCGAGTTTAAGTATCTGCTGCTGGATGGTCTAAAAGCGGCCCGCAAGCATATGGACCGTATCATTAACATTGTCGAGATTATGCGAAGCA GTTCACAACTACCCTGCTTCAAAAATGGATGCTCCGGCACGATACGCAATCTGCGCAATCGCTTCCATATGAATCTGACCGAGCAGGAGCTGGAGCGAAAGGTGGAACAACTGATCCAGGACTCGCTCAACTCACTCTCGACCAAGCTGTACGATGGCTATCAGTACATCACGAACGGTATCTTGTGA
- the LOC126561321 gene encoding serine-rich adhesin for platelets isoform X1, whose product MNSVFSAFKASSSTVSPASSTVTANSNNGAGIGSTSTTGHDHTGNGGGMVLTNGGTLMGSKAATTSTPSTSNSSKLLLNIKTHRPAVADHPPNSSYEKLRHIREISCTNRNNSLVVGLDGELDVMPVAVTTPEDTSVATTPVQSPMTLDEQCLGESPGASLDTATDTTPYLLLNGSSGPRSMGVDQVDNHHHQLHQHLHLNSSSAGLVNGTGKLHQAKADTTTKSDSSSSSNGVRASSLGNSNSDNGLLPKKKSTSTSCTDLGAVPAPLAIKPPSGASLTTAPSGSGVSTVDGTFASMPPRFHKPRLSLSNSCGGGVSSGLSTSSMPSVHGRTGPNANGGTSSSGMPPPKTRLSTHQRNLSLDFRSMGILLPPVSQVTNNRINMTQHHRNRSLDSALQRIPEVEVSSPSAESENTLHCTNGILSGTMCSKIIQSSSTNPTNTPSNSGRGITSMSIAGTARSDSEAGTDTVVIASSASATNSTHHQPSRQQISRKVDLLEQGTTLRTLKSSHSTDAETIVNSIVKDSDSKKREDLTSLGSDDSGIICGSEPDHTSLTRIRRSRESLDSGEIDPSEEECIEILETTSMEEEYRMLQSDLCFYPTATMDRTAKEDGSESDSRPLDNCIELQHHPQQQQQQQQQQQTGSVGNGPVSDKVRYRQQNMTRAAIMLEKMFVPIHYEDGENGVAPVVGNEEDELLIHPETATPIIGEAKSLTTPTNALTMTPVPFAQQPASTSVPSTAVVSPSETKPAISDPPKPDQKNEVMFRNFFGATKNAIFRTAQSIIDNHEKKHAKQKQEKQAATHTTPEDGGTTTAGNGGIVGGATSSGTSSTTVKSPTELLRKREFGSMFARSSSSSKHHHQTQQTSSSSTTAGSSSNNATTPTTTTTTTSASMEFETASSCTESGTSQLNIPKASLSKSSSTASLKVVPGVAVAATPSSSSSSSNTNSSATTHCTGSGPRDESQIRTERTGQSGLLRFFESPVFNIHFAVHYLFYSKEPGVLSFIGNKIFSFPNGEVDLYIPQLIVMYMQIEELSEVLDPYLVYRCRQSVDFSLKCVWLLEAYNFNTEMLSGAGNSVRKHLSLLRELYPKRERVKLAAAISAPPNTAAGTGGEVLGTTNDPLTLQAHPALSAVRKTHHRSQSDATGMMGLLAQHHHAHHAPVPGVPGPSNRTPVCLGDLSTGRAFDNGCVCFESVRGTVNDLLGQQTVCSCGAPKLAPEKEFMKALIDIGKMLTCLQTKIEKTSRLRILLNLINKNLPARVWLPLHTETPHHVVRITEEKTAVLNSKDKTPYIIYVEVVEVQDIYTSPVIPKLMPTLRHTKSEERLDSSSGASALNSADDSNPSKTEQTTTVSTSCQQTSEEAATVSSTAALQNVPLPAAVAASLATSRSRHSKLSECSADIGVGSGSMMELGLTEDDVWSQEDDEITAQYLSLTKMSSDRDAISQFSVDSYDSRDHHTPALFNIGEVKKRHCANLNSENAKPFSNDPSDPSAAALKEPWHEKEKQIRDSSPYGHLQSWRLLSAIVKCGDDLRQELMATQLLQMFKLIWEEEKVGLWVRPYRIVCLSNDSGLIETIVNTVSLHQIKKNSNKSLKDYFIDEFGDVETVAFRVAQRNFMHSCAAYCLISYLLQVKDRHNGNILLHSDGHLIHIDFGFILSISPKNLGFEQSPFKLTPEFVDVMGGPESELYCEFKYLLLDGLKAARKHMDRIINIVEIMRSSSQLPCFKNGCSGTIRNLRNRFHMNLTEQELERKVEQLIQDSLNSLSTKLYDGYQYITNGIL is encoded by the exons ATGAATTCCGTATTTTCTGCATTTAAAGCGTCCTCATCGACGGTGTCGCCGGCGTCGTCCACGGTTACAGCAAATTCCAACAACGGTGCCGGTATCGGTTCTACGTCCACCACCGGACACGACCACACTGGCAACGGGGGCGGGATGGTGCTTACGAACGGTGGGACTCTGATGGGTTCGAAAGCCGCCACCACGTCCACACCGTCCACATCCAACTCCTCGAAGCTGCTGCTCAACATTAAAACACATCGGCCAGCGGTGGCCGACCATCCGCCCAACAGCAGCTACGAGAAGCTACGCCACATACGCGAGATTAGCTGCACCAATCGTAACAACAGTCTCGTCGTTGGGCTGGATGGGGAGCTGGATGTGATGCCTGTAGCTGTCACTACACCGGAAGACACCTCGGTAGCAACCACTCCCGTCCAAAGTCCTATGACGCTCGACGAGCAGTGTCTGGGAGAGTCCCCCGGAGCGTCCCTTGATACTGCGACAGATACCACCCCCTATCTACTACTTAATGGGAGTAGTGGACCCCGGAGTATGGGCGTCGATCAGGTggacaaccaccaccatcaacttCATCAACACCTTCACCTAAACAGCAGTAGTGCCGGACTGGTGAATGGTACCGGCAAACTGCACCAAGCAAAGGCTGACACAACGACCAAGAGTgatagcagtagcagtagtaacGGCGTTAGAGCCAGTAGTTtgggcaacagcaacagtgatAATGGGTTGCTGCCGAAGAAAAAGAGCACCTCCACCTCGTGCACGGACCTCGGAGCGGTACCGGCACCACTGGCAATCAAACCACCATCGGGTGCTTCCCTAACGACGGCACCGTCCGGATCGGGTGTCTCCACGGTGGATGGTACGTTTGCGAGTATGCCACCCCGGTTCCACAAACCGAGGTTAAGCCTGAGCAACAGCTGCGGTGGTGGCGTGAGCAGCGGTCTCTCCACCAGCAGTATGCCCTCGGTCCATGGACGCACCGGACCAAATGCGAACGGTGGAACGTCCTCGTCCGGAATGCCACCACCAAAGACGAGACTTTCAACGCACCAAAGAAATCTTAGCTTAGACTTTAG ATCAATGGGAATTCTTTTACCTCCAGTGTCGCAGGTGACCAACAATCGCATCAACATGACCCAACATCACCGGAATCGAAGTTTAGATAGTGCGCTACAACGGATACCGGAG GTGGAAGTGTCTTCGCCAAGTGCGGAATCAGAAAACACACTACATTGCACGAACGGCATACTGAGCGGTACGATGTGTAGCAAAATCATTCAATCCTCGTCCACCAATCCGACCAACACGCCGAGCAATAGTGGCCGCGGCATTACCTCAATGTCGATTGCCGGCACGGCGAGAAGCGACTCAGAAGCGGGAACAGATACGGTTGTAATAGCATCTTCTgcctcagcaacaaacagtACGCATCATCAGCCAAGCCGGCAACAGATAAGCAGAAAGGTGGATCTTCTAGAGCAAG GTACTACGCTGCGGACACTGAAAAGTAGTCATTCCACTGATGCCGAAACGATCGTAAACTCGATCGTCAAGGACAGTGATAGCAAAAAGCGTGAAGATTTAACGAGCCTTGGATCGGATGATTCCG GCATCATTTGTGGCTCGGAACCTGATCACACCTCGCTGACGAGGATCCGCCGATCTAGGGAAAGTCTGGACTCGGGTGAGATTGATCCGTCGGAGGAGGAGTGCATTGAGATATTGGAAACGACCTCCATGGAGGAAGAGTATCGGATGCTCCAATCCGACCTGTGCTTCTATCCTACCGCGACCATGGACCGGACGGCGAAAGAAGACGGAAGCGAGTCAGACTCGAGGCCGCTTGACAATTGCATTGAACTGCAGCATcatccacagcagcagcagcagcagcagcagcagcagcagaccgGATCAGTTGGCAACGGTCCGGTAAGTGACAAAGTTCGCTACAGGCAGCAAAACATGACCCGGGCTGCCATCATGCTCGAGAAAATGTTCGTTCCGATTCACTACGAAGATGGCGAGAACGGTGTAGCGCCGGTAGTTGGTAACGAAGAAGACGAGCTGCTTATCCATCCAGAGACAGCGACACCGATCATTGGAGAAGCAAAAAGTTTGACGACTCCCACGAACGCCTTGACGATGACACCGGTTCCATTTGCTCAGCAACCTGCTTCCACTAGCGTGCCAAGTACGGCGGTCGTCAGTCCGAGCGAAACAAAACCCGCCATCAGCGATCCACCCAAACCGGACCAAAAGAATGAGGTTATGTTTCGGAACTTTTTCGGAGCGACCAAGAATGCCATCTTCCGGACGGCCCAGAGCATTATTGATAATCACGAGAAGAAGCATGCGAAACAGAAGCAAGAAAAGCAAGCGGCAACGCATACAAcgccagaagacggtggtacGACAACGGCGGGAAATGGTGGAATTGTTGGTGGAGCAACTTCCAGCGGTACTTCCAGTACGACGGTAAAATCCCCAACAGAGCTACTACGGAAGCGAGAGTTTGGTAGTATGTTTGCGaggagtagcagcagcagcaaacatcatcatcaaacccaGCAAactagcagtagcagcactaCTGCTGGTAGCAGTAGTAATAACGCGACCACACCGACCACAACCACGACAACGACCTCAGCCTCGATGGAATTCGAAACAGCATCCTCATGCACGGAAAGTGGCACCAGTCAGCTAAACATTCCTAAGGCGTCACTTTCGAAATCGTCTTCGACCGCATCGTTAAAAGTAGTTCCAGGCGTGGCCGTAGCAGCAACTCCCtcgtcctcctcttcctcctccaaTACAAACTCCTCCGCCACAACGCACTGTACCGGTAGTGGACCACGCGACGAATCACAGATACGCACGGAACGAACGGGCCAGAGTGGGCTGTTGCGTTTCTTCGAATCTCCCGTCTTCAACATACACTTTGCCGTACACTATCTGTTCTACTCGAAGGAACCGGGCGTACTAAGCTTCATCGGGAACAAGATCTTCAGCTTCCCGAACGGTGAGGTGGATCTGTACATACCACAGCTGATCGTGATGTACATGCAGATCGAAGAACTGTCCGAAGTGCTCGATCCGTACCTGGTATACCGGTGTCGGCAATCGGTGGACTTCTCGCTCAAGTGCGTCTGGCTGTTGGAGGCGTACAACTTCAACACGGAAATGTTGAGTGGGGCCGGTAATAGTGTCCGCAAGCATTTGAGCCTGCTGCGCGAGCTTTATCCCAAGCGAGAGCGAGTGAAACTAGCTGCAGCGATCAGTGCACCGCCGAACACTGCTGCCGGCACGGGAGGTGAAGTGCTGGGAACGACCAACGACCCTCTAACTCTGCAAGCCCATCCGGCGCTTTCGGCCGTGCGGAAAACGCATCATCGCTCACAGTCCGATGCCACGGGTATGATGGGTCTTTTGGCGCAACATCACCACGCCCATCACGCTCCAGTACCGGGCGTACCCGGTCCCAGCAATCGAACGCCAGTGTGTCTAGGTGATCTGAGCACGGGCCGAGCCTTCGACAATGGTTGCGTGTGTTTCGAATCCGTCCGTGGCACAGTGAACGATCTGCTTGGCCAACAGACGGTGTGTTCCTGCGGTGCTCCGAAGCTAGCACCGGAAAAAGAGTTCATGAAGGCACTGATCGACATCGGCAAGATGCTCACCTGTCTGCAAACGAAGATCGAAAAGACTTCCCGCTTGCGAATCCTGCTTAACCtgataaacaaaaatctgCCGGCACGTGTTTGGCTTCCACTGCACACCGAAACGCCTCACCACGTGGTGCGCATTACGGAGGAGAAAACGGCCGTACTCAACTCGAAAGACAAGACTCCGTACATCATCTACGTGGAGGTGGTCGAAGTGCAAGACATCTACACGTCACCCGTCATCCCGAAGTTGATGCCGACACTAAGGCATACAAAGAGCGAAGAACGGCTCGACAGTAGCAGCGGTGCCAGCGCGCTAAACTCCGCGGACGACAGCAACCCCAGTAAGACTGAACAAACGACCACCGTGTCGACCTCCTGCCAACAGACGAGCGAAGAGGCGGCCACCGTCTCATCAACCGCGGCCCTACAAAACGTTCCACTGCCGGCTGCAGTGGCGGCATCGTTGGCTACGTCCCGAAGTCGACACAGTAAGCTGTCCGAGTGTTCGGCAGACATCGGTGTTGGAAGTGGTAGTATGATGGAGCTCGGCCTAACGGAGGACGATGTGTGGTCGCAGGAGGATGATGAAATTACGGCCCAGTATCTGAGCCTCACGAAGATGTCTAGTGATCGAGATGCAATATCGCAGTTCTCGGTCGATTCGTACGACTCGCGCGATCATC ACACTCCTGCACTGTTTAACATCGGCGAGGTGAAGAAGCGTCACTGTGCCAACTTGAATTCGGAAAATGCGAAGCCCTTCAGCAATGATCCTTCGGATCCTTCTGCTGCAGCATTGAAA GAACCGTGGCACGAAAAGGAGAAACAGATCCGGGACTCATCGCCTTACGGACATCTTCAATCCTGGAGGCTTCTATCGGCGATCGTTAAGTGCGGTGATGATCTACGGCAGGAGCTAATGGCCACGCAGCTGCTACAg ATGTTCAAATTGATCTGGGAAGAGGAAAAGGTTGGACTTTGGGTACGACCGTACCGGATCGTCTGTTTGTCGAACGATTCTGGATTGATCGAGACGATCGTCAACACAGTGTCGCTGCATCAGATCAAGAAAAATTCCAACAAAAGCCTAAAGGACTACTTCATCGACGAGTTTGGCGACGTGGAGACGGTTGCGTTCCGTGTGGCGCAGCGTAACTTTATGCATTCCTGCGCTGCCTACTGTCTGATCTCGTACCTGCTGCAGGTGAAAGATCG GCACAACGGTAACATTTTGCTGCATTCCGATGGACATTTGATCCATATAGACTTTGGTTTCATCTTGAGCATATCGCCGAAAAATCTAG GCTTCGAACAGTCACCGTTCAAACTGACTCCCGAGTTTGTGGACGTGATGGGTGGTCCAGAGTCGGAACTGTACTGCGAGTTTAAGTATCTGCTGCTGGATGGTCTAAAAGCGGCCCGCAAGCATATGGACCGTATCATTAACATTGTCGAGATTATGCGAAGCA GTTCACAACTACCCTGCTTCAAAAATGGATGCTCCGGCACGATACGCAATCTGCGCAATCGCTTCCATATGAATCTGACCGAGCAGGAGCTGGAGCGAAAGGTGGAACAACTGATCCAGGACTCGCTCAACTCACTCTCGACCAAGCTGTACGATGGCTATCAGTACATCACGAACGGTATCTTGTGA